aagagatcaaTTGGCCTCCCTaccaaattgaaatattttaaaaacccaATCCCTTGAGTTCCCCAACTAGGAATTATTGCATTTcaatttgaaacaaatattaGATTGACTACTAACCAAAAGGCCATAAGCTACAGCTATCAGTCAGTGCTTAAACCTTTCAAGTTAGCAGCACCAACACAAGTGACACAATGAACAATCAATTAAACTCTAACCCACCTAGGTGTTGCTCGCACAACACAATATGTTGGCCCAAAGCCAACAATCTTACAATCCCCTTTCCAGTTCAGCCTCATACAGTTCACCATTTCAGAAATATAACTCCTAAACTCAGCCTGATAGCACTTGCTTACCATTGAATTAAAAGACTACAGCACAATCttacaacaatccacctaggcCTTGTCAAGGCAAGATGCTGACCCAAAACCTTAACTCagcacatcttttttttttttgctcagtaaaaatagataatatatattaattgagtaccagaggtactaaattaCAGATATTGGATTGCCCAAGTCAATGGTTCCAAAACAGACTAAAATGGAGTCGGGAGTGGAACCACAGTTGGGCTACCCCAGATTTGAGCAAACTATAATTAGTCTAAATATTACTGTTACATGAACCCTGCTGAAATGTTACTAGACCATTGGTTAAAATGCATGGAAAAATCCTTCTCTAAATTCTGCAACCATGTCCAAAGTAAGAAGACTGGATCttgaaaattttatcttaaaaactgGATTAGCTTTTAGGTTTGCAACTTTCATTCATCTCTATCAAGGACTTAGCTACTtaataaagaaaacaataaaataaaactattggCAGAGCAAAGACAAAAGTTGGTACCTCTCTACGGACTCTCAGGTTTTCCTGAAGAAGTGCTTGGCCATTAAGATACAACAAATCAAAAGCAAATATGCAAACACCAACCGTTATATCTTCAATTTCTACATTCTTGCGAGCCCGAGTACTAAGCATCTGTCAATAGCATAAACATGTTCTTGAAAGAGtcaaaaaagattttaaattctGAGTCCTGTATAACAAGACTTTGGATAGGATAAATGCAAGTACAGTAAATGTGATAAGGTGTAATTTCCCATTTTCAAGGGATATAATCATATAGATAAGCAGATAACTACCTCTGACACATTTCATCTCTTCTATAcatcagttaaaaaaaaaccatttcttttctttcaatgtCTAAAATCTCAACTCCTCACACAAAATATCAGAAATAGAAAACTTGCCTCATCGAGATAGGTAAGACAACACAAGCATAACAAACAAAAGAACTTAATTTTAATCATCTGCCAGTATAAAAAGGTTTCTACACTATCACTAAATGATGTGTTGACACCTAAAAAAAACAGCAATAAGATTACCTGGAAAGAACGGATCTTCTGTGTTGAACGATCATATGCAACAATTTCACAATCAAGAATAAATGATGATACAGTTGGTTTCTTTAACCTGTTCACTGACAGCATATATCAGAAACTATGGAGTTGAAAGTTGCTCTAGGAAGCAAAAAATGGTGTATTTATCTCAAATAATCACCAGCCATTTAAGAGTGTTCTCTAAATGTAGCTTCTTGGTAAGGAAGTGTCCATAACAAACCCAGAAAGACTGAACCAGACCTCAAATATAATATTCCTAATACAGTTTTTTTACCTTGAAACAGCGGCAACAACATCAGGAAACTTCCCAGTATTCCGTTCTGCATTTCTACTGTAAATCTCAACTGATCCATTCTCCAGGTAATGTATCTGTTTCAATACAGCTAATGTTATTGCACATAATAAGTATCATGTTTCTGATGGAAAATTTGACCATGTAGTATCACCTGGGCACGCTCTCCGTCATATTTGTATTCACAGGTAAACTCCACATCCTGGAATTTATTTAGAATTTCAGATACACCCTTTGTTGCCTTTGATAGCATAGGTCCAATTGGAACACCAGGAGTAAAATTACATTTCTTTGGAAGCATCCATAGACCCTCTGTAAGCAGTGCAGATATTATTTTGTCATAGTCAGGAAGTACAGAATAGACTTGTTTAACAATCTCTGAAGCCTGATGCAAAATGAAaccagaaataaataaataaaatataataggaAAGGAAATATAATGAATTACTACCGCCTAAAGTTTCCTAAAATGCAGAATAGGGAAAAGGTTGGTGGTATCTTAACATGAAATCACTGATGCCCATTTCGgctgcagcagcagcagcagcacccCATCCCCAATGCTTAGTGCTGAAGcactttcaaatatttaaaacccAGCGCACATATTGCCACTCAACCTGGCCTCACTAAGCTGTTTAAACCAATTCACTCTGTACCACATTTCCCACTTCAATCAGGATAGCTTACCTCTTCTAAAGGAGACTGAATATCAGGAGGCGGTTTAGAGTGTTCTTCAGTGTATACTGCAGCTTGGCCCAATGCAGCTAAGAGAGTTTTCTCAGCATAGCCAATTCGCAACTTTGTCTAGAAAACAAGACCAAGATGCAATTAACAAGAAGTAAGTCCACCATaacatttcaataaaaattataatttcaaccTGTAGCAAACGGATTAGATATTGAGGTTCACAGTCAGTTGCAGCAACAAGAAGTGCCTTGATatgattctttttcttctcttgacTTTCTTTCCCAGATTCCTGTAGAcatttatttagaaataaagaCAATGTACCAGCAAAATTTAACAATATTCAGCTCTATACAAAAAACTGTTTCAAATCCCAACACAAAATAATCTTTTCTTCTTACAGAACATAGACCAAGCATACTAACATCCAACATACCCGCCACACAGATAACAAGGAATTTAAAGATCAAAACGAACATATAACATAGCTTTCAGCAAAAAAATATGTCCCTgccaaatagaaaaaataaataaataaacctcCTTCCCATGGTACAGCAAATTAAACTCCAACAAACTTCTAACAACACTATGTGATAAGGGTACCAATAACACACTCCAAGTCACCAATATCAGTTTATCTCAGAATTCATATTTGCAAATCCTTTGCTACCACCATGTGAGAATACACGAGACCtggttatcccaaatcaaaggCCCGTGGCCATGCTGTGCTTGGTTTCTTCAATCACTCAATATTGTAATGTAATATCACTATTTCAAATTAAACTCCATGTGCAAGTTGAACAACTTAGATTAAAATCAACTAGACACTAATATCAACTTATCACGTCACCTTTTGAAGAAGATAGATGAGAAAACTTCTATAAAAGTTGAAGTATATAAGTAGGTTTTAAGTATGAGAGAAACTCAtctcattttacttttttcttttcttttctaagtGTTTATCAAAACGTTTATCCAAATAGGACCTAAACTTGTGAAGACAAAACTAAACACTAATATTTAAAACAACAACCACGGGCTAATTTCAATTTATGGGAGAAACTTAATACATTCTAgcttcttatttttcttctactACACATACTTATTGAGAAGTTTATCAAAACAGGTCCAAACTTGTCGAGACAAAACTAGACACTAATatttaaaacaacaaaacacaagattgaGGCAATGGGGATGGCAAGAAGTAATGTGAATAAGCGAACGACCCAAATGCACGATATTCAGAAATCGACGGTAACAAACCTTAGCAATAAGACGAAAAGTGTTGAAAACCTTCGTAATAGTCAATGCTTCGGGCTTAAACATCATAGGCTGCGAGGAACGGCTCTCTTTAGCAACCAAGCCCAAATCCCCTTTTTTCTGCAAACAACAAACATCTCCCTCAGTCAAATTCAACTCAACAACAAGAACGCAAgaaagaaccaaaaataaaaataaaaaaagactcaatTCAATCACCTGATACTGAGTCTTAATCCACACCTCGGTCCTTCCGTACGCCTCAGCAAGCGCCTTGACGATGGAAGCGTCGCCAATACCCAATTCCATCCCTTCGTGAGCGGGCGCAATCCGGTTCGCGGAGAGGTAAACGACCTTAACAAGATCCTCCGGCGTGGAGTACATCACAGTCCTCAGAAGATTGCAAACAATATCAGTGATGACAATTCTTCCGGATTCTTGAGAAATCATGTCGAAGGCCAAGCAGAGAAATAGAAACGGCACGGGTTGGCCCTTCTCCCATGCACTTATAGAAGCGGGATCGAAATCGGAGGGTTTCTTCTTCAGCTGCGGAGCTTGCTTCTTAAGCTCCGCGGTCTTCTCCTgcgaaaaagaagaagatgacaCGTGGCGGACCTTCAGCGGTTCGGGCTTAACGGCGCCTTCTTGAGGTGTAacggttttgggtggggaaggAGGTTTGAGGTCGCTAGGGTTTTGTGAGGAAGAGGAGGGTGGGGTTTTGCGTTTCTTGGGGGATGAGGGTGATGATTGGGAAAGGGATTGGGATTTTTTcttggcggcggcggcggcgcgTGCGCCGGACATGAGGGCATCGAAGGCGGAGGGGGGCTTCGACATGGCGCGGAGAGGGACGGcggaggagagagaaagaggaaaaGAGAGGAGAGAGGAAACCCTAACTGTTAGGGAGCGATGGAAGGGAAGAGGAAAGCAAGGGCGAAAATGCAATGCGAGCATGAACGATTGAATTGAGAACAGTGTGAGTGCCGGAAAAGATGTTATACAAATGGCGGGAACTTCTAATGTGAAGGTGTTTTCTTCAATAAAGGCATGTAGGGTTCTTGAAAAGGAGATGAAATTATCCAATTAAGAGTAgcattgataattattttatcattgttGTTAGATTAAGCCTTCCATCCCTGCTATGTAAATCAATTTTCGTCAAGGAACACAGATGATTAATGTGAAGACTGGAGTGCGAGAGacaaagtgtttttttgtttttgtttttattttaatgaaaaattttaattttattaagctTAAATATAAACCATTAATATAATAAAGGATTGAGATGGTTATACTTTACCTGTTGCACTTTAGAGGAGTCTTTTATGATTCAATCACTTtgagtttttaatttatcaatctAATtagttttgttcaaaactttaattcatatataattcaatttaatgtaatttggatcgatttttggttttaatcatattttttgataaaatattaaataaatggtaagatatataataaatataataacaattaatttaaaatatcaaatattttatttatatgtcattatataagtatatttaTGCATCTTAACTCAAATAGttagtaaaaaatatcttgaattaaatattattttataaatatatataagataaatgatcattttataaatatataaaaaatataaatataaatatgagtaatattatcattattgtcaaattataaataaaaatatgtacatagGTATAAGTTTATTTTAGATGAGATTGGAttggttttgaaaattaaatatcaaatttgatccactctaacattttttttgaattttttattcattaagatTTTGATTTTTCCGGCTTTCATTGGATTTGATGGGTTCATGAATCCCCCTAATCCAATGTTTCTCAATatgttgaaaaattatatttaacggaaaaaatgtgtttgataTTCATCATGGGAAAATTTCATTTGGACAAATGGCAATTATGCATGACAAGAATAATTAGTTTCTAACCCCAGTTTAAGGACATccatattttttacttaaagacaaaaaaaaaatgatcaaagaATTTCATTAGAAATCATGGAAAATATGTTGTTAcactttttgataaaaaaaaatctaatttttattctttaatcacTACATGACCTTGATTACCATTTTCATACATGACTTGTAGATTTAACcctaattgtattaaaaataataatatatgtcaATCGTATGTTGATACTTATCTTGCAACTCAGTGTGTACATTGGAGTGAAT
Above is a window of Glycine soja cultivar W05 chromosome 12, ASM419377v2, whole genome shotgun sequence DNA encoding:
- the LOC114380093 gene encoding DNA ligase 1-like isoform X2 — translated: MLALHFRPCFPLPFHRSLTVRVSSLLSFPLSLSSAVPLRAMSKPPSAFDALMSGARAAAAAKKKSQSLSQSSPSSPKKRKTPPSSSSQNPSDLKPPSPPKTVTPQEGAVKPEPLKVRHVSSSSFSQEKTAELKKQAPQLKKKPSDFDPASISAWEKGQPVPFLFLCLAFDMISQESGRIVITDIVCNLLRTVMYSTPEDLVKVVYLSANRIAPAHEGMELGIGDASIVKALAEAYGRTEKKGDLGLVAKESRSSQPMMFKPEALTITKVFNTFRLIAKESGKESQEKKKNHIKALLVAATDCEPQYLIRLLQTKLRIGYAEKTLLAALGQAAVYTEEHSKPPPDIQSPLEEASEIVKQVYSVLPDYDKIISALLTEGLWMLPKKCNFTPGVPIGPMLSKATKGVSEILNKFQDVEFTCEYKYDGERAQIHYLENGSVEIYSRNAERNTGKFPDVVAAVSRLKKPTVSSFILDCEIVAYDRSTQKIRSFQMLSTRARKNVEIEDITVGVCIFAFDLLYLNGQALLQENLRVRREHLYASFEEEPGFLQFATTITSNDVEEIQNFLDQAVGASCEGLIIKTLNEDATYEPSKRSLNWLKLKKDYMDSIGDSLDLVPIAAFHGRGKRTGVYGAFLLACYDNDNEEFQSICKIGTGFSEAVLEERSSSLRSKVIPKPKAYYRFGETINPDVWFEASEVWEVKAADLTISPVHRAAVGIVDPNKGISLRFPRLLRVRPDKAPEQASSSEQVAEMYKAQKHNHTNNQNDDEDDD
- the LOC114380093 gene encoding DNA ligase 1-like isoform X1, coding for MLALHFRPCFPLPFHRSLTVRVSSLLSFPLSLSSAVPLRAMSKPPSAFDALMSGARAAAAAKKKSQSLSQSSPSSPKKRKTPPSSSSQNPSDLKPPSPPKTVTPQEGAVKPEPLKVRHVSSSSFSQEKTAELKKQAPQLKKKPSDFDPASISAWEKGQPVPFLFLCLAFDMISQESGRIVITDIVCNLLRTVMYSTPEDLVKVVYLSANRIAPAHEGMELGIGDASIVKALAEAYGRTEVWIKTQYQKKGDLGLVAKESRSSQPMMFKPEALTITKVFNTFRLIAKESGKESQEKKKNHIKALLVAATDCEPQYLIRLLQTKLRIGYAEKTLLAALGQAAVYTEEHSKPPPDIQSPLEEASEIVKQVYSVLPDYDKIISALLTEGLWMLPKKCNFTPGVPIGPMLSKATKGVSEILNKFQDVEFTCEYKYDGERAQIHYLENGSVEIYSRNAERNTGKFPDVVAAVSRLKKPTVSSFILDCEIVAYDRSTQKIRSFQMLSTRARKNVEIEDITVGVCIFAFDLLYLNGQALLQENLRVRREHLYASFEEEPGFLQFATTITSNDVEEIQNFLDQAVGASCEGLIIKTLNEDATYEPSKRSLNWLKLKKDYMDSIGDSLDLVPIAAFHGRGKRTGVYGAFLLACYDNDNEEFQSICKIGTGFSEAVLEERSSSLRSKVIPKPKAYYRFGETINPDVWFEASEVWEVKAADLTISPVHRAAVGIVDPNKGISLRFPRLLRVRPDKAPEQASSSEQVAEMYKAQKHNHTNNQNDDEDDD